The following proteins come from a genomic window of Nocardiopsis sp. YSL2:
- the ftsZ gene encoding cell division protein FtsZ, whose translation MAAPQNYLAVIKVVGIGGGGVNAVNRMIEEGLKGVEFIAINTDAQALLMSDADVKLDVGRELTRGLGAGANPDVGCRAAEDHREEIEEVLKGADMVFVTAGEGGGTGTGGAPVVANIARSLGALTIGVVTRPFGFEGKRRATQAESGIAMLREEVDTLIVIPNDRLLSISDRQVSVLDAFKAADQVLLSGVQGITDLITTPGLINLDFADVKSVMSGAGSALMGIGSARGDDRAVAAAEMAISSPLLEASIDGAHGVLLSIQGGSDLGLFEINEAAQLVANSAAPEANIIFGAVIDDALGDEVRVTVIAAGFDEPEVNGGVAREHRPVDPPEAAAPSGGATSGREGSSAQAASTAAGASGASASSMPWIAPSRPAEPAPAPAAPAQETARPASPPVSRPAETAPVHQAPVEPEPAPAEPTAPASTGPDHGAAETQSAEAVTHGGPAPEPAQQEVPRSESQEQREERQDGQSHHIHAVSDASADRRGEVPTPRRRVIFDDPDDLDVPEFLK comes from the coding sequence GTGGCAGCACCGCAGAACTACCTCGCGGTCATCAAAGTCGTCGGCATCGGCGGCGGCGGTGTCAACGCCGTCAACCGAATGATCGAAGAGGGGCTCAAGGGCGTCGAGTTCATCGCCATCAATACCGACGCGCAGGCGCTGCTGATGAGTGACGCCGACGTCAAGCTCGACGTCGGCCGAGAACTCACGCGCGGCCTGGGAGCCGGAGCCAACCCCGACGTCGGCTGCAGGGCGGCCGAGGACCACCGGGAGGAGATCGAGGAGGTCCTCAAGGGGGCCGATATGGTCTTCGTCACCGCGGGCGAGGGGGGCGGCACCGGCACCGGCGGCGCCCCGGTCGTCGCGAACATCGCGCGATCCCTGGGTGCCCTCACGATCGGTGTGGTCACGCGGCCCTTCGGCTTCGAGGGCAAGCGCAGGGCCACGCAGGCCGAGTCGGGGATAGCGATGCTCCGCGAGGAGGTCGACACACTCATCGTGATTCCCAACGACCGACTGCTGTCCATCTCTGACCGCCAGGTCAGCGTGCTGGACGCGTTCAAGGCCGCCGACCAGGTCCTGCTCTCCGGTGTGCAGGGCATCACCGACCTGATCACCACACCGGGCCTGATCAACCTGGACTTCGCCGACGTGAAGTCGGTCATGTCCGGTGCGGGGTCGGCCCTCATGGGCATCGGTTCCGCACGAGGGGACGATCGTGCGGTGGCGGCGGCGGAGATGGCGATCTCGTCTCCTCTGCTCGAAGCGAGCATCGACGGAGCACACGGGGTGCTGCTGTCCATCCAGGGCGGCTCCGACCTGGGGCTGTTCGAGATCAACGAGGCGGCCCAACTGGTCGCCAACTCGGCGGCACCCGAGGCCAACATCATCTTCGGTGCCGTCATCGACGACGCCCTGGGCGACGAGGTCCGTGTGACCGTGATCGCCGCGGGCTTCGACGAACCCGAGGTCAACGGAGGCGTGGCCCGGGAGCACCGGCCGGTGGACCCTCCTGAGGCCGCCGCCCCCAGCGGGGGCGCCACGTCCGGCCGGGAGGGGTCGTCCGCGCAGGCGGCGTCCACCGCCGCGGGCGCGAGCGGGGCGTCGGCCAGCAGCATGCCGTGGATCGCGCCGTCCCGACCGGCCGAACCCGCCCCTGCGCCCGCCGCACCGGCGCAGGAGACCGCGCGCCCGGCCTCGCCGCCGGTGAGCCGTCCGGCCGAGACCGCGCCGGTGCACCAGGCGCCGGTCGAGCCGGAGCCCGCCCCGGCCGAGCCGACCGCGCCGGCCTCCACGGGGCCGGACCACGGTGCCGCCGAGACCCAGTCGGCCGAGGCCGTCACCCACGGGGGCCCCGCCCCCGAGCCCGCGCAGCAGGAGGTTCCGCGGTCCGAGTCGCAGGAGCAGCGCGAGGAGCGGCAGGACGGCCAGTCCCACCACATCCACGCCGTCTCGGACGCGTCGGCGGACCGTCGTGGTGAAGTGCCCACGCCCCGGCGCCGGGTGATCTTCGACGACCCCGACGACCTGGACGTGCCGGAGTTCCTGAAGTAG
- a CDS encoding cell division protein FtsQ/DivIB, which translates to MSTDQDEATAPAQGTAARTRSDPWKVAFVALLVVSLVCVVTWVLLGSRLLVVRGVAVTGLDRVSSEEVVDAVDVRTGTPLIRVDLDRSAARAESLDLVESATVKRGWPATLRVEVVERRPLLAIRVGEEYRLVDGDGVRIEDSATRPGTHPLVRVTGEIEGSDAVRAAADIVEQAPDSLLAQIQLIDATDTDAISVELGNGAVVEWGDPERTQDKSEILRVLMREHPPSEDRVYDVGTPDLAIVR; encoded by the coding sequence ATGAGCACTGACCAGGACGAGGCCACCGCACCCGCGCAGGGTACGGCCGCGCGGACCAGGTCCGATCCGTGGAAGGTCGCCTTCGTGGCGCTGCTCGTCGTCTCCCTGGTCTGCGTCGTCACCTGGGTCCTGCTCGGTTCCCGGCTGCTCGTGGTCCGCGGCGTCGCGGTCACGGGCCTGGACCGGGTCTCCTCCGAGGAGGTCGTGGACGCCGTCGACGTCCGCACGGGCACGCCGCTGATCCGGGTGGACCTGGACCGCAGTGCGGCCCGGGCGGAGTCCCTCGACCTGGTCGAGTCCGCCACGGTCAAGCGCGGCTGGCCGGCGACCCTGCGGGTGGAGGTCGTCGAGCGCCGCCCCCTGCTCGCCATCCGGGTGGGCGAGGAGTACCGGCTGGTGGATGGCGACGGCGTGCGGATCGAGGACTCCGCGACGCGGCCCGGCACCCACCCGCTGGTCCGGGTCACCGGTGAGATCGAGGGCAGCGACGCGGTCCGGGCCGCCGCCGACATCGTCGAACAGGCACCGGACTCGCTGCTCGCCCAGATCCAGCTCATCGACGCCACCGACACCGACGCGATCTCCGTCGAACTCGGCAACGGGGCGGTCGTGGAGTGGGGTGATCCCGAACGCACCCAGGACAAGAGCGAGATCCTGCGTGTCCTCATGCGCGAGCACCCGCCGTCCGAGGACCGCGTCTACGACGTCGGCACCCCGGATCTGGCCATCGTCCGGTGA
- the pgeF gene encoding peptidoglycan editing factor PgeF gives MGSIIDLGHGVRAAVTERSGGVSAPPFASLNLGLGSGDERAPVMENRRRAAADLGFGLDRVVWMNQVHGTDVVVATEPGGVGTCDGVVTTRPDLVLASLAADCLPVIAADGEAGVLGAAHSGRLGTAGGVAVRLVEAMVEQGARPDRVRVHLGPTICGRCYEVPPELQAETARHAPEAACRTRQGTTGVDMLAAVTAQLRRAGVAEISSDGRCTLESPELFSHRRDAPTGRFASFVWRA, from the coding sequence ATGGGCAGCATCATCGATCTGGGGCACGGTGTCCGTGCCGCCGTCACCGAGCGGAGCGGCGGCGTGTCCGCGCCGCCGTTCGCGTCGCTGAACCTGGGCCTGGGGTCGGGGGATGAGCGGGCGCCCGTCATGGAGAACCGGAGGCGTGCCGCCGCCGATCTGGGCTTCGGGCTCGACCGAGTGGTGTGGATGAACCAGGTGCACGGCACCGACGTCGTCGTGGCCACCGAGCCCGGCGGCGTGGGGACCTGCGACGGAGTGGTGACGACCCGCCCCGACCTGGTCCTGGCGTCGCTGGCCGCCGACTGCCTGCCCGTCATCGCCGCCGACGGGGAGGCCGGGGTCCTGGGCGCGGCCCATTCGGGGCGCCTGGGCACCGCCGGGGGAGTGGCCGTCCGCCTGGTCGAGGCGATGGTGGAGCAGGGTGCCCGCCCGGACCGCGTCCGGGTCCACCTGGGGCCGACCATCTGCGGCCGGTGCTACGAGGTCCCGCCCGAGTTGCAGGCGGAGACCGCCCGGCACGCGCCCGAGGCGGCGTGCCGGACCCGACAGGGCACCACCGGTGTGGACATGCTCGCCGCCGTGACCGCGCAGCTGCGCCGCGCGGGTGTCGCCGAGATCTCCAGCGACGGCCGCTGCACTCTGGAGAGCCCCGAACTCTTCTCCCACCGGCGGGACGCGCCGACGGGCCGGTTCGCGTCCTTCGTCTGGCGCGCCTGA
- the murG gene encoding undecaprenyldiphospho-muramoylpentapeptide beta-N-acetylglucosaminyltransferase gives MRVALAGGGTAGHIEPALSLADALRRLEPSTEILCLGTERGLETRLVPMRGYELGLIPAVPLPRKLTPKLLTVPGKLAGALSAAGDQLDRLQADILVGFGGYVATPGYLAARRRRIPTVVHEANPLPGLANRLGARLTPHVYTGHPHAQIRNGRFIGIPLRRQISTLDRLAMGDKARAFFGLRHDLPTLLIFGGSQGAQRLNETAFASRAFFRDQGVQVLHVVGPKNADEPQDLTEDGIPYVAVPYVDRMDMAYAAADVAMCRSGAMTCAELTAVGLPGAFVPLAIGNGEQAKNAEPIVSAGGGLMVHNSDISVEWIKGELIPLLTDTDRVVTMSEAAARMGRRDADEALAREVLAIARGDNPTPEIPIQDDDADDDAYYDDGKDAR, from the coding sequence ATGAGGGTAGCCCTCGCCGGAGGCGGCACGGCCGGGCATATCGAGCCCGCACTCTCCCTTGCGGACGCACTGCGGCGGCTCGAACCGAGCACGGAGATCCTGTGCCTGGGTACCGAACGGGGCCTGGAGACCAGGCTGGTGCCCATGCGCGGTTACGAACTGGGCCTGATCCCCGCGGTCCCCCTTCCGCGCAAACTCACCCCCAAACTGCTCACGGTGCCCGGCAAGCTCGCGGGCGCGCTCAGCGCGGCGGGTGACCAACTCGACCGGCTCCAGGCCGACATCCTCGTCGGCTTCGGCGGCTACGTCGCCACCCCCGGCTACCTGGCCGCGCGCCGGCGCCGCATTCCCACGGTCGTGCACGAGGCCAACCCGCTGCCCGGTCTGGCCAACCGGCTCGGCGCCCGCCTCACCCCGCACGTGTACACCGGGCACCCCCACGCGCAGATCCGCAACGGCCGGTTCATCGGCATCCCCCTGCGCCGGCAGATCTCCACGCTGGACCGGCTCGCCATGGGCGACAAGGCCCGTGCGTTCTTCGGGCTGCGCCACGACCTGCCCACCCTGCTGATCTTCGGCGGTTCCCAGGGCGCCCAGCGCCTCAACGAGACCGCCTTCGCCTCCCGGGCCTTCTTCCGCGACCAGGGCGTGCAGGTCCTGCACGTCGTGGGCCCGAAGAACGCGGACGAACCCCAGGACCTGACGGAGGACGGCATCCCCTACGTCGCGGTGCCCTACGTGGACCGGATGGACATGGCCTACGCGGCCGCGGACGTGGCGATGTGCCGCTCCGGGGCGATGACCTGCGCCGAGCTGACCGCCGTCGGCCTGCCGGGGGCGTTCGTGCCGCTGGCCATCGGCAACGGCGAACAGGCCAAGAACGCCGAACCGATCGTCAGCGCCGGCGGCGGGCTCATGGTGCACAACTCCGACATCTCCGTGGAGTGGATCAAGGGCGAGCTCATCCCGCTGCTCACCGACACCGACCGCGTCGTGACCATGTCCGAGGCGGCCGCGCGGATGGGTCGCCGGGACGCCGACGAGGCGCTGGCGCGCGAGGTCCTGGCGATCGCCAGGGGCGACAACCCCACGCCGGAGATTCCGATCCAGGACGACGACGCCGACGACGACGCGTACTACGACGACGGGAAGGACGCACGATGA
- a CDS encoding YggT family protein has product MIYVLSGLLFALQLFLFVLIARVVLEMVQSFSRDWRPRGFVLVLAEIVYSITDPPLKFLRRFIKPVRLGSIALDLSVLVLFFGIYILMALIRSFI; this is encoded by the coding sequence GTGATTTACGTCCTGTCCGGGCTGCTCTTCGCGCTACAGCTCTTCCTGTTCGTGCTGATCGCGAGGGTGGTTCTGGAGATGGTCCAGTCCTTCTCCAGGGACTGGCGTCCTCGGGGGTTCGTTCTCGTGCTCGCCGAGATCGTGTACTCGATCACCGACCCGCCCCTGAAGTTCCTGCGCAGGTTCATCAAGCCCGTACGCCTGGGGAGCATCGCACTCGACCTGAGTGTGCTGGTCCTCTTCTTCGGTATCTACATTCTGATGGCCCTCATCCGGAGCTTCATCTAG
- a CDS encoding cell division protein SepF produces MAGAMRKMAVYLGLVEDDRYDHRYADEYDEFDDFDEGVEAQQRDRDAEPPRGEEVRGDDVTDAGDYLGSGDRRGGTTMTASTADLARITTLHPRTYNEARTIGEHFREGTPVIMNLTEMVDSDAKRLVDFAAGLIFGLHGSIERVTNKVFLLSPANVEVTAEDKARIAERGFFNQS; encoded by the coding sequence ATGGCCGGCGCGATGCGCAAGATGGCGGTCTACCTCGGCCTCGTGGAGGACGACCGTTACGATCACCGTTATGCGGACGAATATGATGAGTTCGATGATTTCGACGAGGGTGTGGAGGCGCAGCAGCGTGACCGCGACGCCGAGCCTCCGCGTGGCGAGGAAGTACGGGGCGACGACGTGACGGACGCCGGCGACTACCTGGGTTCAGGTGACCGACGCGGTGGTACGACCATGACGGCCTCGACCGCGGACCTGGCTCGAATCACGACGCTCCACCCACGCACCTACAACGAGGCGCGTACTATCGGAGAGCATTTCCGGGAAGGCACGCCGGTGATCATGAACCTGACCGAGATGGTCGACAGCGACGCCAAGCGTCTCGTCGACTTCGCGGCTGGTCTGATCTTCGGTCTGCATGGCAGTATCGAACGCGTGACCAACAAGGTGTTCCTGCTGTCCCCGGCCAACGTCGAGGTGACCGCCGAAGACAAGGCGCGGATCGCCGAGCGAGGGTTCTTCAACCAGAGCTAG
- the murC gene encoding UDP-N-acetylmuramate--L-alanine ligase, whose product MSLVQATDPVPVDKLGRTHFIGLGGAGMSGIARVLLQSGVEVSGSDARDSDTLRELEAMGATVHVGHSADHLGPAETLVVSSAIREDNPELAEAHRRGLRVLPRAAALGALLLGREGIAVSGTHGKTTTTSMVAVVLQHLGTDPGYVIGGKLVTTGLGADAGTGEAIVAEADESDGSFLMLSPKIAVVTNVEADHLDNYSGIEEIHANFASFVDRVERTVIVGIDDPGAREVAELARERGKRVRTYGEAADADYRITRISARGFATEFTLETADEEDPIEGVVAVPGLHNVLNAAAAVAVADELGHDLQVAVEGIADFVGAARRFEPKGEAAGVAVYDSYAHHPTEIEADLRATRAALASLADEAADQGRPEGRVVALFQPHLYSRTRFFAEEFAAALSLADEVVVMEVYAAREDPEPGVTGELITSRVTHDHVYYVPGREEVVRAVADLTRPGDIVLTMGAGDVTELGPQIVEALS is encoded by the coding sequence ATGAGCCTGGTCCAGGCGACCGACCCGGTCCCCGTCGACAAGCTCGGCCGGACCCACTTCATCGGGCTCGGCGGCGCGGGCATGTCCGGCATCGCCCGGGTCCTGCTGCAGTCCGGGGTGGAGGTCTCGGGCAGCGACGCGCGCGACAGCGACACCCTGCGCGAGCTGGAGGCGATGGGTGCGACGGTCCACGTGGGCCACAGCGCCGACCACCTCGGCCCGGCCGAGACCCTCGTGGTCTCCTCCGCGATCCGCGAGGACAACCCCGAACTCGCCGAGGCCCACCGCCGCGGCCTGCGGGTCCTTCCCCGGGCCGCCGCCCTGGGCGCGCTCCTGCTGGGGCGCGAGGGCATCGCGGTCTCGGGCACCCACGGCAAGACCACCACCACCTCGATGGTCGCCGTGGTGCTCCAGCACCTGGGAACCGACCCCGGCTACGTGATCGGCGGCAAGCTGGTCACCACCGGCCTGGGCGCCGACGCCGGAACCGGCGAGGCCATCGTGGCCGAGGCCGACGAGAGCGACGGCTCCTTCCTCATGCTCTCCCCGAAGATCGCCGTGGTCACCAACGTCGAGGCCGACCACCTCGACAACTACAGCGGCATCGAGGAGATCCACGCCAACTTCGCGTCCTTCGTGGACCGCGTCGAGCGCACGGTGATCGTCGGGATCGACGACCCCGGCGCCCGGGAGGTCGCCGAGCTCGCCCGCGAGCGCGGCAAGCGGGTGCGCACCTACGGCGAGGCGGCCGACGCCGACTACCGGATCACCCGGATCAGCGCGCGGGGCTTCGCCACCGAGTTCACGCTGGAGACCGCGGACGAGGAGGACCCGATCGAGGGCGTGGTGGCCGTTCCCGGCCTGCACAACGTGCTCAACGCCGCCGCGGCCGTGGCGGTGGCCGACGAGCTCGGCCACGACCTCCAGGTCGCCGTGGAGGGCATCGCCGACTTCGTCGGTGCGGCCCGCCGCTTCGAGCCCAAGGGCGAGGCCGCCGGTGTGGCCGTCTACGACAGCTACGCGCACCACCCCACGGAGATCGAGGCCGACCTGCGCGCCACCCGTGCCGCGCTGGCCTCCCTGGCCGACGAGGCGGCCGACCAGGGCCGCCCCGAGGGTCGCGTCGTCGCCCTGTTCCAGCCGCACCTGTACAGCCGCACCCGCTTCTTCGCCGAGGAGTTCGCCGCGGCGCTCAGCCTCGCCGACGAGGTCGTGGTGATGGAGGTCTACGCCGCCCGCGAGGACCCCGAGCCCGGGGTCACCGGTGAGCTCATCACCTCGCGGGTCACGCACGACCACGTGTACTACGTGCCGGGCCGTGAGGAGGTCGTGCGTGCGGTCGCCGACCTCACCCGCCCCGGAGACATCGTGCTCACCATGGGCGCCGGCGACGTCACGGAACTCGGCCCGCAGATCGTCGAGGCCCTCTCGTAG
- a CDS encoding YggS family pyridoxal phosphate-dependent enzyme codes for MSHADPARVEQVRANLHAARARIEAACLKADRDPSEVSLIAVTKTHPASDVRILASLGVTDVGENRDQEAAPKAAETADLDLTWHFVGQLQTNKARSVASYADVVHSVDRAKLARALGERAEAAERRLTCLIQVNLDEDSRAGVIGPRGGVDPADALELAARVDEHDALTLGGVMAVAPLGGDPSQAFARLKGVAERIRDRYARATMVSAGMSADLESAVERGATHVRLGTALLGDRGPIVG; via the coding sequence GTGTCACACGCCGACCCCGCACGCGTCGAACAGGTCCGGGCGAACCTCCACGCGGCACGGGCCAGAATCGAGGCCGCCTGCCTCAAGGCCGACCGGGACCCCTCCGAGGTGTCCCTGATTGCGGTCACCAAGACCCATCCCGCCAGTGATGTCCGGATCCTGGCCTCCCTCGGTGTCACCGACGTGGGCGAGAACCGCGACCAGGAAGCGGCGCCCAAGGCCGCCGAAACCGCGGACCTCGATCTGACCTGGCACTTCGTGGGCCAGTTGCAGACCAACAAGGCGCGCTCGGTGGCCTCCTACGCCGACGTCGTGCACTCGGTGGACCGTGCCAAGCTGGCCCGGGCCCTGGGGGAGCGGGCCGAGGCGGCCGAACGGCGGCTGACCTGCCTGATCCAGGTCAACCTCGACGAGGACTCGCGGGCGGGCGTCATCGGTCCTCGCGGCGGAGTCGACCCCGCCGACGCGCTGGAACTGGCCGCGCGGGTGGACGAGCACGACGCGCTCACGCTCGGCGGTGTGATGGCCGTGGCCCCTCTGGGCGGGGACCCCTCGCAGGCGTTCGCCCGGCTCAAAGGAGTCGCGGAGCGCATCCGCGATCGCTACGCTCGGGCCACGATGGTGTCCGCGGGGATGAGCGCGGACCTCGAATCGGCGGTCGAGAGGGGGGCGACACACGTGCGGCTCGGCACGGCGTTGCTCGGCGACCGAGGGCCGATCGTGGGGTAA